A genomic window from Arthrobacter globiformis includes:
- a CDS encoding ABC-F family ATP-binding cassette domain-containing protein: protein MTEPHFRTEQLHLSGVAHGYGDRELFTGVELVVAAGEHAAVVGENGAGKSTLLRILAGIEAPAEGTAQRHGRVGYLAQTSGLSARLTVADAIDDALRALREMEAGLERLEDGLPAAGPAELEAYGNLQTQYQLREGYAAESRVEAALDRLGLGGVDRGRTLGSLSGGEQERVALACLLADPADILLLDEPTNHLDASGTAWLEGRLAAHRGVVVVVSHDRVLLRKVATAVIEVDAERRTVNRYGNGYDGYLKEKRAERQRWVQQYHGWLDAMDAERRQADTVAGRMGYARRRDNDKAAFDFKTGTWERAAASKIRNAQERLRRLEDNPVERPPERLKLDAGLHGTVDGGSAGGSSGGGHPEAVDGVLRARNTKVPGRLDVPEFRVDRGQKILITGPNGAGKSTLLSVLAGTLEPATGQVVRHGRIGYLQQELELPEHPALRLLPAFAAGLGGNIDDHAEALLRLGLFRTSEFHVPVGALSAGQQRRLALARLLLGHKDVMLLDEPSNHLAPALVEELESALADFDGTVVMVSHDRALGQWFDGCADRSRGRAGEGASGRWLRYTMADGMLEKVALPA, encoded by the coding sequence ATGACTGAACCACATTTCCGCACCGAACAGCTGCACCTGTCCGGCGTCGCGCACGGCTACGGGGACCGCGAACTCTTCACCGGCGTCGAACTGGTGGTCGCCGCGGGGGAGCACGCCGCCGTCGTGGGTGAGAACGGTGCCGGCAAGTCCACCCTGCTGCGGATCCTGGCGGGTATCGAGGCGCCTGCGGAGGGCACGGCCCAGCGGCATGGCCGGGTGGGCTATCTGGCGCAGACATCCGGACTCTCCGCCAGGCTGACAGTGGCGGACGCCATTGACGACGCGCTCCGTGCACTGCGGGAGATGGAAGCCGGGCTGGAACGGCTGGAGGACGGGCTGCCAGCGGCGGGGCCAGCCGAGCTCGAGGCTTACGGGAACCTGCAGACCCAGTACCAGCTGCGCGAGGGATACGCCGCGGAATCCCGTGTGGAGGCGGCGCTGGACAGGCTTGGCCTGGGCGGCGTGGACCGCGGCCGGACGCTGGGGTCGCTGTCCGGCGGGGAGCAGGAGCGCGTCGCGCTGGCGTGCCTGCTGGCCGATCCCGCGGACATCCTGCTCCTGGATGAGCCCACGAACCACCTGGATGCCAGCGGAACAGCCTGGCTCGAGGGCCGTCTCGCAGCCCACCGGGGAGTTGTGGTGGTGGTTTCCCACGACCGCGTCCTGCTGCGGAAGGTCGCCACCGCCGTCATCGAGGTCGACGCCGAGCGCCGGACGGTGAACCGCTACGGCAACGGCTACGACGGCTACCTGAAGGAGAAGCGGGCAGAACGCCAGCGCTGGGTGCAGCAGTACCACGGCTGGCTTGACGCCATGGATGCCGAACGGCGGCAGGCGGACACCGTGGCGGGCCGGATGGGCTACGCGCGCCGGCGGGACAACGACAAGGCGGCCTTCGACTTCAAGACCGGAACCTGGGAGCGCGCCGCTGCCAGCAAAATCCGCAATGCACAGGAGAGGCTGCGCCGCCTGGAGGACAACCCCGTGGAGCGCCCGCCGGAACGCCTGAAGCTCGACGCCGGGTTGCACGGCACGGTCGACGGCGGGAGCGCCGGCGGGAGTTCCGGGGGTGGACACCCGGAAGCCGTCGATGGGGTTCTGCGTGCCCGCAACACCAAGGTGCCCGGCCGGCTGGACGTACCCGAGTTCCGTGTGGACCGCGGCCAGAAAATCCTCATCACCGGGCCCAACGGTGCCGGGAAGTCCACGCTGCTCTCCGTGCTGGCCGGCACCCTCGAACCGGCCACGGGCCAGGTGGTGCGCCACGGCCGGATCGGCTATCTGCAGCAGGAACTGGAGCTGCCCGAACATCCAGCCCTGAGGCTGCTGCCGGCCTTTGCCGCCGGGCTTGGCGGGAACATCGACGACCACGCGGAGGCGCTGCTGCGGCTGGGCCTCTTCCGCACCAGCGAATTCCATGTTCCGGTGGGCGCCCTCTCGGCAGGCCAGCAGCGCAGGCTGGCACTCGCCCGGCTGTTGCTCGGCCACAAGGACGTCATGCTCCTCGACGAACCCAGCAACCATTTGGCCCCCGCGCTGGTGGAGGAGCTGGAATCGGCGCTCGCGGACTTCGACGGAACGGTGGTGATGGTCAGCCACGACCGGGCCCTCGGCCAGTGGTTCGACGGCTGCGCGGACCGGTCCCGTGGCCGGGCGGGCGAAGGCGCTTCCGGGAGATGGCTCAGGTACACGATGGCGGACGGCATGCTGGAAAAGGTGGCACTGCCCGCCTGA
- a CDS encoding metal ABC transporter permease has protein sequence MDPVSLLLEPLGYDFMVRAILTTALAAVVCAVLSCWLVLIGWSLMGDAVSHAVLPGVVLAYIVGAPFALGALVFALVAVTLIGVVRNTSRVKEDAAIGIVFTSLFALGLVLISVTPSQTDLNHIIFGNLLGVSVPDLIQVLVLGVVAFAILILKRRDLTLYAFDPTHAHAIGLSPRRLGALLLGLLALTSVVALQTVGVVLVVAMLIIPGSTAYLLTNRFSRMLVIAPAISAACSIAGIYFSYYLDTASGAMVVLTQGAVFAVVYLLSPRQGLIGTRLAKARRRKAAALAA, from the coding sequence ATGGATCCGGTCAGTCTCCTGCTCGAACCCCTCGGCTACGACTTCATGGTCCGCGCCATCCTCACGACGGCGCTCGCTGCCGTGGTCTGCGCGGTCCTGAGCTGCTGGTTGGTGCTCATCGGCTGGTCCCTGATGGGCGACGCCGTCTCGCACGCGGTGCTTCCCGGTGTTGTGCTGGCCTACATCGTGGGCGCGCCGTTCGCGTTGGGGGCCCTGGTGTTTGCATTAGTCGCCGTGACCCTCATCGGGGTCGTCCGGAACACGAGCCGCGTGAAGGAGGACGCCGCCATCGGCATTGTCTTCACGTCCCTCTTCGCCCTCGGCCTGGTGCTGATCTCGGTGACGCCGAGCCAGACCGACCTTAACCACATCATCTTCGGCAACCTGCTGGGTGTCAGTGTCCCTGACCTCATCCAGGTGCTCGTGCTGGGTGTGGTGGCCTTCGCCATCCTCATCCTGAAGCGCCGCGACCTCACGCTTTACGCCTTCGACCCCACGCACGCCCACGCGATCGGGCTCTCGCCGCGAAGGCTTGGAGCGCTGCTGCTGGGGCTGCTGGCGCTGACCTCCGTGGTGGCGCTGCAGACGGTGGGCGTGGTGCTGGTGGTGGCCATGCTCATCATCCCGGGCTCCACCGCCTACCTGCTGACGAACCGTTTTTCCCGCATGCTGGTGATCGCTCCCGCAATCTCCGCGGCATGCTCTATCGCCGGCATCTACTTCAGCTACTACCTCGACACCGCATCCGGCGCCATGGTGGTCCTCACCCAGGGGGCGGTGTTCGCCGTCGTCTATCTGCTAAGCCCCCGGCAGGGGCTGATCGGCACCCGGCTGGCCAAGGCCCGCCGTCGGAAGGCTGCCGCTCTCGCCGCGTAG
- a CDS encoding metal ABC transporter ATP-binding protein translates to MSAFTAHRDAEAASARPHPAIQVENVTVHYGEVLALDAASLVLEHSRICGLVGMNGSGKSTLFKAIMGMIRPDAGRVLINGAPPAKARKEGGIGYVPQSEDVDWQFPLSVRDVVMMGRYGRQGFTRRPSKADRAAVDDALERVELSEFAGRQIGQLSGGQKKRAFVARGIAQGATMMLLDEPFAGVDKRSEATITRLLRELATEGCTILISTHDLHALPQLCDEAVLLMRKVLMHGAPEVVLQPENLAMAFGLDVLNRNGDPKQGPGAGQRNDETGS, encoded by the coding sequence ATGAGCGCCTTCACAGCCCACCGCGACGCCGAAGCCGCATCGGCACGGCCGCACCCTGCCATCCAGGTGGAGAACGTCACTGTGCACTACGGTGAGGTCCTTGCCCTGGATGCCGCCTCACTGGTCCTGGAGCACTCTCGGATCTGCGGCCTGGTGGGGATGAACGGGTCCGGCAAGTCCACCCTTTTCAAGGCCATCATGGGCATGATCAGGCCAGACGCCGGCCGCGTACTGATCAACGGGGCGCCGCCCGCCAAGGCACGCAAGGAAGGCGGCATCGGCTACGTGCCGCAGAGCGAGGACGTGGACTGGCAGTTTCCGCTCTCCGTCCGCGACGTTGTGATGATGGGCCGCTACGGGCGCCAGGGATTCACGCGCCGCCCCTCCAAAGCGGACCGGGCCGCCGTCGATGACGCGCTCGAGCGGGTGGAACTTTCCGAGTTCGCGGGCCGGCAGATCGGCCAGCTCTCCGGAGGCCAGAAAAAACGTGCCTTCGTGGCACGGGGCATCGCGCAGGGGGCCACCATGATGCTCCTGGACGAGCCGTTTGCAGGCGTGGACAAGCGCTCGGAGGCCACCATCACCCGGCTGCTGCGTGAGCTCGCAACGGAGGGCTGCACCATCCTCATCTCCACGCACGACCTCCACGCCCTGCCGCAGCTGTGCGACGAAGCAGTGCTGCTCATGCGCAAGGTGCTCATGCACGGGGCCCCGGAAGTGGTGCTGCAGCCGGAGAACCTGGCCATGGCGTTCGGGCTGGATGTCCTGAACCGGAACGGGGACCCCAAACAGGGCCCCGGTGCCGGACAGCGCAACGATGAGACGGGGAGCTGA
- a CDS encoding metal ABC transporter substrate-binding protein, with product MTAVVLLCLALTACGGNANGNGSDGRPVVLTTFTVLADVAKNVAGDKLQVESITKAGAEIHGYEPTPGDIRKAAQADLILDNGLNLEAWFGQFVEGLDVPHAVVSEGVKVMSITEDSYQGKPNPHAWMSPVNVQIYVDNMVKAFSELDPENATAFEANGKAYKAKLQAVQDQMKAKLAAVPKNQRALVTCEGAFSYLTRDAGLDEVYIWAVNAEQQATPQQITEAIGYVRGNKVPAVFCESTVSDAPMRQVVEATGAKFGGVLYVDSLSEADGPVPTYLDLIRHDSQLITAALSGAGS from the coding sequence GTGACCGCCGTCGTTCTTCTTTGCCTGGCCTTGACCGCGTGCGGCGGGAACGCCAACGGCAACGGCAGCGACGGTCGGCCTGTGGTGCTGACGACGTTCACTGTGCTGGCCGACGTGGCCAAAAACGTGGCAGGGGACAAGCTGCAGGTGGAATCCATCACCAAGGCCGGCGCGGAGATCCACGGCTATGAACCCACTCCGGGCGACATCCGGAAGGCCGCGCAGGCAGACCTCATCCTGGACAACGGGCTCAACCTCGAAGCCTGGTTCGGGCAGTTCGTGGAGGGCCTGGACGTGCCGCACGCCGTGGTGAGCGAGGGCGTGAAGGTGATGTCCATCACCGAGGACTCGTACCAGGGCAAGCCGAACCCGCACGCCTGGATGTCGCCGGTCAACGTGCAGATCTATGTGGACAACATGGTGAAGGCCTTCTCCGAACTGGACCCCGAGAATGCCACGGCTTTCGAGGCCAACGGCAAGGCCTACAAAGCCAAGCTCCAGGCTGTGCAGGATCAGATGAAAGCCAAGCTCGCCGCCGTGCCCAAGAACCAGCGCGCGCTGGTGACCTGCGAAGGCGCCTTCTCCTATCTGACCCGTGACGCAGGCCTCGATGAGGTGTACATCTGGGCAGTCAACGCCGAACAGCAGGCCACGCCCCAGCAGATCACCGAGGCGATCGGCTACGTCAGGGGCAACAAGGTGCCTGCCGTCTTCTGCGAGTCGACTGTCTCTGACGCCCCGATGCGACAGGTCGTGGAGGCCACCGGCGCCAAGTTCGGCGGCGTGCTGTATGTGGACTCCCTCTCCGAGGCGGACGGGCCGGTGCCCACGTACCTGGACCTCATCCGGCACGACTCCCAGCTGATCACCGCAGCCCTGTCAGGTGCGGGATCATGA
- a CDS encoding CPBP family intramembrane glutamic endopeptidase, producing the protein MVNTRRMLPAPRPDLYRFSTLDLTAVGLYVAVAAFFALAGELLLPLLRAMAPTPAVASYSVNLLFYGCVGALALFAARGVVSRDLRVLATRPWFTLVMVPLAVVAMMIVTAILVAVGGTTETSANQAGLQALMRQVPAWLMVPLIVVVGPFVEEYVFRHLLIGKLSRRVNIWICCGLSVILFAALHIVGQEALTLPALMPYLAMGGTLVFVYVWTGRNLMFAYFVHATKNLLAVIFLYTIPPELLDQLQRAQG; encoded by the coding sequence ATGGTGAATACCAGACGCATGCTCCCTGCTCCGCGGCCGGATCTCTACCGGTTTTCGACGCTGGACCTCACCGCCGTGGGGCTTTACGTTGCCGTTGCCGCCTTCTTCGCACTGGCCGGGGAACTGCTCCTGCCGTTGCTCCGGGCAATGGCCCCGACGCCGGCCGTCGCCTCCTACAGCGTGAACCTCCTGTTCTACGGCTGCGTTGGCGCGCTGGCGCTGTTTGCCGCCCGCGGGGTGGTGTCCCGGGACCTCAGGGTGCTTGCCACGCGGCCGTGGTTCACGCTCGTGATGGTGCCGCTGGCCGTCGTCGCCATGATGATTGTCACCGCCATCCTGGTGGCCGTGGGCGGGACCACCGAGACGTCCGCTAACCAGGCCGGGCTGCAGGCGCTCATGCGGCAGGTACCGGCCTGGCTGATGGTGCCGCTGATTGTCGTGGTGGGACCGTTCGTCGAGGAATACGTGTTCAGGCACCTGCTGATCGGGAAGCTCAGCAGGCGGGTCAACATCTGGATCTGCTGCGGACTTTCTGTGATCCTCTTCGCCGCCCTGCATATCGTGGGGCAGGAAGCCCTCACCCTCCCCGCGCTCATGCCGTACCTGGCCATGGGCGGCACCCTGGTGTTTGTCTATGTGTGGACGGGGCGGAACCTGATGTTCGCCTACTTCGTCCACGCCACCAAGAACCTGCTCGCTGTGATTTTCCTGTACACCATCCCGCCGGAACTCCTGGATCAGCTGCAGCGGGCCCAAGGCTAG
- a CDS encoding VOC family protein, which yields MGLNIQIAIDCHHPHDLADWWAETLDWSVEPQDEGFIRSMISQGFATEDQTMTHNGKLVWKDGAAIRPTEEIEAKAPARRLLFQTVPEQKTIKNRVHWDVRLDGRDKDEVRAELEARGATFLWTANQGPHEWHTMADPEGNEFCIS from the coding sequence ATGGGACTCAACATTCAGATCGCCATCGACTGCCATCACCCGCACGACCTCGCCGACTGGTGGGCGGAAACACTGGACTGGTCCGTGGAGCCGCAGGACGAGGGCTTCATCCGGTCCATGATCAGCCAGGGCTTCGCCACGGAAGACCAGACCATGACGCACAACGGCAAGCTGGTGTGGAAGGACGGCGCGGCGATCCGGCCCACAGAGGAAATCGAGGCCAAGGCACCCGCCCGGCGCCTGCTGTTCCAGACCGTGCCGGAACAGAAGACCATCAAGAACCGGGTGCACTGGGACGTTCGCTTAGACGGCCGGGACAAGGACGAGGTCCGCGCCGAGCTCGAAGCCCGCGGCGCCACGTTTCTCTGGACGGCCAACCAGGGGCCCCACGAATGGCACACCATGGCAGACCCCGAGGGCAACGAGTTCTGCATCAGCTGA
- a CDS encoding 1,4-dihydroxy-2-naphthoyl-CoA synthase translates to MSNEFPAKVSDVFDPSRWRTVSGFDDFQDLTYHRQVERSDDGTVVRDLPTVRIAFNRPEVRNAFRPGTVDELYRAMDHARMTPDVATVLLTGNGPSPKDGGHSFCSGGDQRIRGRDGYRYADGETQETIDPARAGRLHILEVQRLMRTMPKVVIAVVNGWAAGGGHSLHVVSDLTIASRQFGKFKQTDATVGSFDAGYGSALLARQIGQKAAREIFFLAREYSAEDMVRMGAVNEAVDHERLEQVALEYAADIARQSPQAIRMLKFAFNLADDGLAGQQVFAGEATRLAYMTDEAVEGKDAFLQKRDPDWSRFPYYF, encoded by the coding sequence GTGAGCAACGAATTCCCCGCCAAGGTATCCGACGTCTTTGACCCGTCCCGCTGGCGCACCGTGTCCGGCTTCGACGACTTCCAGGACCTGACCTACCACCGGCAGGTGGAGCGGTCCGACGACGGCACAGTGGTTCGGGACCTGCCCACCGTCCGCATCGCGTTCAACCGGCCGGAGGTCCGCAACGCCTTCCGCCCGGGGACCGTGGACGAGCTGTACCGCGCCATGGACCACGCCCGGATGACCCCGGACGTCGCCACCGTGCTGCTCACCGGCAACGGCCCCTCCCCCAAGGACGGCGGCCACTCGTTCTGCTCCGGCGGGGACCAGCGGATCCGCGGACGCGACGGCTACCGCTACGCTGACGGCGAGACGCAGGAAACCATAGACCCGGCCCGCGCGGGGCGGCTCCACATTCTGGAGGTCCAGCGGCTCATGCGGACCATGCCCAAGGTGGTCATCGCCGTCGTCAACGGCTGGGCGGCCGGCGGCGGGCACTCCCTGCACGTGGTCTCCGACCTGACCATCGCCTCGCGCCAGTTCGGGAAGTTCAAGCAGACGGACGCCACGGTGGGCAGTTTCGACGCCGGCTACGGCTCGGCGCTGCTGGCCCGGCAGATCGGCCAGAAGGCCGCCCGGGAGATTTTCTTCCTCGCGCGCGAATATTCCGCCGAGGACATGGTTCGGATGGGGGCCGTGAACGAGGCCGTTGACCACGAGCGCCTCGAGCAGGTGGCGCTCGAGTATGCGGCGGACATCGCCCGGCAGTCCCCGCAGGCCATCCGGATGCTGAAGTTCGCCTTCAACCTCGCCGACGACGGCCTGGCCGGCCAGCAGGTGTTCGCCGGCGAAGCTACCCGGCTGGCATACATGACGGACGAGGCCGTGGAGGGCAAGGATGCCTTCCTGCAAAAACGCGACCCCGACTGGTCCCGGTTCCCGTATTACTTCTAA
- a CDS encoding AMP-binding protein has protein sequence MNIEPALKALAAALHGEGPAVELSAGPDGDPVVTPVRTLGFEDAVAVVRTSGSTGTPKATVLTVDALAASSMATAFALKGEGQWLLALPLQYVAGVQVLVRSLFAGTRPWAMDLSGGFTSEAFTAAALELTDNIRFTSLVPTQLQRLLADPSADTLAVLRRFNGILLGGAPASAELLKSARDAGLRVVTTYGAAETCGGCVYDGYPLEGVAVRLSEDGRIHLGGATLAAGYLDAPRQTAESFIEKDGSRWYRTNDLGTLDADGRLTVLGRADDVIITGGVKVSAAHVQAELEKSDGVTAAFVAGVESAKWGQAVAAYVAVARSASGADGAARDGAAWAEEWHRTLGLLAPKTVLPAGELIMLPNGKPDRLAMIERLNALHQGK, from the coding sequence GTGAATATCGAGCCGGCCCTCAAGGCGCTGGCGGCCGCCCTCCACGGTGAGGGCCCCGCCGTCGAACTCTCCGCCGGCCCCGACGGCGATCCGGTGGTGACGCCGGTCCGGACCCTGGGGTTCGAGGACGCCGTCGCGGTGGTCCGGACCTCGGGGTCCACCGGTACGCCCAAGGCGACGGTCCTGACGGTGGACGCCCTGGCGGCGTCGTCGATGGCCACCGCGTTCGCGCTCAAGGGCGAAGGGCAGTGGCTCCTGGCCCTGCCGCTGCAGTACGTCGCCGGCGTGCAGGTGCTGGTCCGGTCGCTGTTCGCCGGCACGCGGCCATGGGCGATGGACCTGTCCGGGGGGTTCACCTCCGAAGCCTTCACCGCGGCCGCGCTGGAGCTGACGGACAACATCCGCTTCACGTCGCTGGTGCCCACCCAGCTGCAGCGCCTGCTGGCTGACCCGTCGGCGGACACGCTCGCCGTGCTGCGCCGCTTCAACGGCATCCTGCTCGGCGGCGCCCCGGCCTCTGCCGAGCTCCTCAAGTCGGCGCGCGACGCCGGCCTCCGGGTGGTCACCACCTACGGTGCGGCCGAAACCTGCGGCGGCTGCGTGTACGACGGGTACCCGCTCGAGGGCGTGGCAGTTCGGCTCTCCGAAGACGGCAGAATCCACCTGGGCGGGGCCACCCTCGCGGCCGGCTATCTGGACGCACCGCGGCAGACCGCCGAGTCCTTCATCGAGAAGGACGGCAGCCGCTGGTACCGGACCAATGACCTCGGCACCCTGGACGCCGACGGCCGGCTCACCGTGCTGGGCCGCGCCGACGACGTCATCATCACCGGCGGCGTCAAGGTCTCCGCCGCGCATGTGCAGGCTGAGCTGGAAAAGTCCGACGGCGTGACGGCGGCTTTTGTGGCCGGCGTCGAGTCCGCGAAATGGGGCCAGGCTGTGGCTGCCTACGTGGCGGTCGCCCGGAGCGCGTCCGGGGCTGATGGCGCTGCACGGGACGGCGCCGCGTGGGCCGAGGAATGGCACCGCACGCTCGGGCTGCTGGCCCCCAAAACAGTCCTGCCGGCCGGAGAGCTAATCATGCTGCCCAACGGCAAGCCGGACCGGCTGGCCATGATTGAACGCCTCAACGCCCTGCATCAGGGAAAATAG
- a CDS encoding 1,4-dihydroxy-2-naphthoate polyprenyltransferase: MATAAQWIQGARLRTLPAAIAPVLIGSAAAYEMASFRPLNAVLAALVALLLQVGVNYANDYSDGIRGTDENRVGPLRLVGSGAARPEHVKYAAFGAFGLAMLVGLVLVLITQTWWLLLVGVGCVMAAWGYTGGKNPYGYMGLGDVFVFVFFGLVATLGTTYTQAGQIGLPAVIGAIGTGLIACALLMANNVRDIPSDIQAGKKTLAVRLGDKHARESYVLMLTVAILLVVILAPTRPWMLIVLLLIPACLMPAWLMINGRKRKSLIPVLKQTGLINLGYAVLFSLGLVLSSGL; encoded by the coding sequence GTGGCAACAGCCGCACAATGGATCCAAGGCGCCCGGCTCCGCACCCTGCCGGCCGCGATCGCCCCTGTCCTGATCGGCTCGGCGGCGGCCTATGAGATGGCCTCCTTCCGCCCGCTGAATGCAGTCCTGGCGGCCCTCGTGGCGCTCCTGCTGCAGGTCGGCGTCAACTACGCCAACGACTACTCGGACGGGATCCGCGGGACCGACGAGAACCGCGTCGGGCCCCTGCGGCTGGTCGGTTCCGGTGCGGCCCGCCCCGAACACGTGAAGTATGCCGCATTCGGTGCCTTCGGCCTGGCGATGCTCGTGGGGCTGGTGCTGGTCCTCATCACCCAGACGTGGTGGCTGCTGCTGGTGGGCGTGGGCTGCGTGATGGCCGCCTGGGGCTACACCGGCGGAAAGAATCCGTACGGCTACATGGGCCTGGGCGACGTCTTCGTGTTCGTGTTCTTCGGGCTGGTGGCCACGCTCGGCACCACCTACACGCAGGCGGGGCAGATCGGCCTGCCTGCCGTGATTGGCGCCATCGGCACGGGACTCATCGCGTGCGCCCTGCTCATGGCCAACAACGTCCGGGACATCCCCTCGGACATCCAGGCGGGGAAGAAGACCCTGGCGGTGCGGCTGGGCGACAAGCACGCCCGTGAAAGCTACGTGCTGATGCTGACCGTGGCCATCCTGCTGGTGGTGATTTTGGCGCCCACGCGGCCGTGGATGCTGATCGTGCTGCTCCTGATCCCGGCCTGCCTGATGCCGGCCTGGCTCATGATCAATGGACGGAAGCGCAAGAGCCTCATCCCGGTCCTGAAGCAGACGGGCCTAATCAACCTCGGCTACGCCGTGCTGTTCTCGCTGGGACTCGTGCTGAGCAGCGGGCTGTAG
- a CDS encoding DUF4229 domain-containing protein, giving the protein MAFLKYSLIRFAIFLPLFVLFVFLQLGWFLAVVCAGLISFAISYLFFQKQRDAATASLHARFSGRAKPIRTAGEVDDALAEDHLVDTHPDVTIRNDAKKREPRGEEA; this is encoded by the coding sequence GTGGCTTTTCTGAAATACTCCCTGATCCGGTTCGCGATCTTCCTGCCCCTGTTTGTGCTGTTCGTCTTCCTGCAGCTGGGGTGGTTTCTGGCCGTCGTCTGCGCCGGGCTGATTTCCTTCGCCATCAGCTACCTCTTCTTCCAGAAGCAGCGCGATGCCGCGACGGCGTCCCTGCATGCCCGCTTCTCTGGCCGCGCCAAGCCCATCCGCACCGCCGGGGAGGTCGATGATGCCCTGGCCGAGGATCACCTCGTGGACACCCACCCGGACGTCACGATCCGCAACGACGCCAAGAAGCGCGAACCCCGCGGCGAGGAAGCCTAG
- a CDS encoding PLD nuclease N-terminal domain-containing protein, whose amino-acid sequence MPRVALAVAVLAIYVYGLVDVIRTDRHLTRGFSKTTWIIMVALLPLIGAALWFLIGRPRASAVAQPVYQHHPTAPDDDPDFLRNLEQRRRKAEAERLRKLRDDAARKNQADGGPHRTGATGTTGTGSTGAAPGTASGSSDAGGPAAGEPGPRKPGAAGEANAEGNPEAK is encoded by the coding sequence ATGCCTCGTGTTGCACTCGCAGTCGCCGTTCTCGCCATATACGTCTACGGGCTGGTGGACGTCATCCGCACTGACAGGCATCTCACCCGCGGTTTTTCCAAAACAACCTGGATCATCATGGTTGCCCTCCTGCCGCTCATCGGCGCCGCGTTGTGGTTCCTGATCGGCCGCCCCCGGGCATCGGCCGTGGCCCAGCCCGTCTACCAGCACCACCCCACCGCCCCCGACGACGACCCCGACTTCCTGCGGAACCTTGAGCAGCGCCGCCGCAAGGCCGAGGCGGAGCGGCTCCGCAAGCTGAGGGACGACGCTGCGCGGAAGAACCAGGCCGACGGCGGCCCGCACCGGACGGGCGCCACGGGCACCACGGGCACGGGCAGCACGGGCGCAGCTCCGGGCACCGCCAGCGGCAGTTCAGATGCGGGCGGACCGGCTGCGGGTGAGCCCGGTCCACGCAAGCCCGGCGCCGCGGGCGAGGCCAACGCTGAAGGCAACCCCGAGGCGAAGTAG
- the ccsB gene encoding c-type cytochrome biogenesis protein CcsB, protein MFPINETMGQYSELFMLLAAGTYTVAFIAFAWDLARSSKTLKSVDLKAAAAGASADTSAKVPVAAGASAGAATPRPADRGEGRLSGPADRAERPSSYASSANGAGQTADDSMRYGERRAPARVAVALTVLGAAIHAAAVLTRAVGAGRVPWGNMYEFLTTGAFVAVAVFLVVLVRRDLRFLGTFVVGLVIIMLVAASVAFWTPVGHLVPALQSYWLIIHVSIAVLSSALFTLTFAMSALQLVQSHRQKTIAAGGADKLGFMRLVPSALSLENLSYRINAIAFIGWTFTLMFGAIWAEKAWGRFWGWDTKEVWTFVIWVVYAGYLHARATRGWTGTRAAWLSIVGYLCVVFNFTIVNQFFNGLHSYSGL, encoded by the coding sequence ATGTTTCCCATCAACGAGACCATGGGCCAGTACAGCGAGCTCTTCATGCTGCTGGCGGCCGGCACCTACACCGTCGCCTTCATCGCGTTCGCGTGGGATCTGGCCAGGAGCAGCAAGACCCTGAAGTCGGTTGACCTCAAGGCCGCAGCTGCAGGCGCGTCTGCAGATACTTCCGCCAAGGTTCCGGTGGCGGCGGGCGCGTCCGCAGGAGCAGCCACGCCGCGGCCCGCGGACAGGGGTGAGGGCCGGCTGTCCGGACCGGCAGACCGTGCCGAGCGGCCGTCGTCGTACGCCTCCTCCGCGAACGGTGCCGGGCAGACCGCCGACGACAGCATGCGCTACGGCGAACGCCGCGCACCGGCGCGCGTGGCCGTGGCACTGACCGTCCTGGGCGCCGCGATCCACGCGGCCGCCGTGCTGACCCGTGCGGTGGGCGCCGGCCGTGTGCCGTGGGGCAACATGTACGAGTTCCTCACCACCGGCGCTTTCGTGGCCGTCGCCGTGTTCCTCGTGGTGCTGGTCCGCCGCGACCTGCGCTTCCTCGGCACCTTCGTGGTGGGCCTGGTCATCATCATGCTGGTGGCCGCGTCCGTGGCGTTCTGGACGCCCGTCGGCCACCTGGTGCCCGCGCTGCAGAGCTACTGGCTGATCATCCACGTGTCCATCGCCGTGCTGTCCTCGGCGCTGTTCACCCTGACCTTCGCAATGTCCGCGCTGCAGCTGGTCCAGTCGCACCGGCAGAAGACCATCGCGGCCGGGGGCGCGGACAAGCTGGGCTTCATGCGCCTGGTGCCCTCCGCGCTGAGCCTCGAGAACCTGTCCTACCGCATCAACGCGATCGCCTTCATCGGCTGGACCTTCACCCTCATGTTTGGTGCGATTTGGGCGGAGAAGGCCTGGGGCCGTTTCTGGGGCTGGGACACCAAGGAAGTATGGACCTTCGTGATCTGGGTGGTCTACGCCGGCTACCTGCACGCCCGCGCCACCCGTGGCTGGACGGGCACCCGCGCCGCCTGGCTGTCGATCGTGGGCTACCTGTGCGTGGTCTTCAACTTCACCATCGTGAACCAGTTCTTCAACGGCCTGCACTCGTACTCGGGGCTGTAG